In Bacteroidota bacterium, one genomic interval encodes:
- a CDS encoding acyl-CoA mutase large subunit family protein, whose protein sequence is MDHSLPTKLNLRDDFSPSGYDAWRQVAEADLKGVPFEKKLVTPTYEGINLQPIYTIEDLKKLQETNNFPGFPNFLRGSAPDGCTLQPWLVAASLTHPYAEEYNSLLLDALSRGQNSVVLPLDITSRSGLDADYGKPGETGKGGVSISGIGSLSRAFNGVDLTACPLFVNAGFSPLAFMALLNGYLNKSNLEISKIAGAVYGDPVGFLFENGSIPVTINEAFDQIKKTILFLEKQKSGLRTIGINGSVFVDKGATAVQELGLAMSVAVESLVRLSESGLSPESLVNRMVFVFGTSTNLFMEIAKFRAARILFSEVLNQMNIPQDNVEMFTSARTSSFYHSTVDPYVNMLRITTQAFSAVIGGVQMIETLPFNSLFAAGDEFAERIARNTQIILSEESHLNHVIDAAGGSYYIETLTNEIASEAWKYFKEIESAGGIVESLHKGRIQNDIRQINEKRQKDVATRKSVIVGVNSYANVKENPVHNPVIDLEEVYKKRAEYLQKLRVSGNGENHSSILIELENINHAGDEADQISRAAALAERGATLGEIFSHLRKSSDNEKIETVTALRPAERFESLRVRAFKEKTEKGSLPKIYLFNIGSIKQYKVRADFARGFFEAGGCEVIYPAGVQTISEGIQQALSSCAGAFVLCSTDDTYPELVPSFVEEIKKADSSNLCILAGYPKDQVEAHRQSGIDEFIFLGADVVTIISSIFDKTGVVK, encoded by the coding sequence ATGGATCATTCATTACCAACAAAACTAAATCTTAGGGATGACTTCTCCCCTTCAGGATACGATGCCTGGCGACAGGTAGCGGAAGCTGACTTAAAAGGCGTCCCCTTCGAAAAGAAACTTGTTACCCCAACTTACGAAGGAATAAACCTTCAACCAATCTACACGATTGAAGACCTGAAAAAACTTCAAGAAACAAATAACTTCCCCGGTTTTCCAAATTTTCTCAGAGGTTCTGCCCCTGATGGATGTACACTGCAACCATGGCTGGTTGCTGCAAGCCTCACCCATCCATATGCCGAGGAGTACAATTCATTGCTGCTCGATGCACTGAGCAGAGGGCAAAATTCTGTAGTGTTGCCACTGGATATTACTTCCCGTTCCGGACTCGATGCTGATTACGGGAAACCGGGAGAGACCGGAAAAGGTGGAGTTTCCATATCAGGTATTGGCAGTCTGTCCAGAGCTTTTAATGGAGTGGATTTGACTGCATGTCCTCTTTTTGTTAATGCCGGTTTTTCACCTCTTGCTTTCATGGCACTTTTGAATGGATATCTGAATAAAAGCAACCTGGAGATCTCCAAAATTGCGGGAGCTGTTTATGGTGATCCGGTTGGTTTCCTGTTCGAGAACGGCTCGATACCTGTAACCATAAATGAGGCATTCGACCAGATTAAAAAAACCATCCTCTTTCTCGAAAAACAGAAATCCGGTCTTCGAACAATCGGCATCAATGGATCAGTTTTCGTTGATAAAGGTGCAACTGCGGTTCAGGAATTGGGTCTGGCAATGTCCGTTGCTGTTGAATCTCTCGTGAGACTATCTGAATCAGGTTTAAGTCCAGAATCGCTGGTAAACCGGATGGTCTTTGTTTTTGGAACCAGCACCAATCTTTTTATGGAGATCGCCAAGTTCAGAGCGGCAAGAATATTATTCTCTGAAGTGCTGAATCAAATGAACATTCCACAGGATAATGTGGAAATGTTCACCAGTGCCAGGACAAGCAGTTTCTACCACTCAACTGTTGATCCGTATGTAAACATGCTCAGAATAACCACGCAGGCATTTTCAGCGGTGATCGGTGGTGTGCAGATGATTGAAACACTTCCCTTTAACTCCCTCTTCGCTGCCGGTGATGAATTTGCAGAAAGAATTGCCAGAAACACTCAAATAATTCTTAGTGAAGAGTCCCACTTGAACCATGTGATCGACGCAGCAGGCGGTTCATACTATATAGAAACTCTCACAAATGAAATTGCTTCAGAAGCCTGGAAATATTTCAAGGAGATCGAGTCAGCTGGAGGGATTGTTGAATCTTTGCACAAAGGCAGGATTCAGAATGATATAAGACAAATAAACGAAAAAAGACAAAAAGATGTTGCAACCCGCAAGTCAGTGATTGTCGGTGTAAACAGTTACGCAAATGTAAAAGAAAATCCGGTTCATAATCCTGTAATCGACCTTGAGGAAGTTTACAAAAAAAGAGCTGAATATCTCCAAAAATTGCGGGTTTCTGGGAACGGTGAGAACCATTCTTCAATCCTGATCGAGCTTGAAAATATTAATCATGCCGGAGATGAAGCTGATCAGATTTCGCGTGCCGCAGCACTCGCAGAAAGAGGAGCAACTCTTGGTGAAATATTCAGCCATCTGAGGAAATCTTCGGATAACGAGAAAATAGAAACTGTAACTGCCCTAAGACCTGCAGAGAGGTTCGAAAGTCTTCGTGTGAGAGCCTTTAAGGAGAAAACGGAAAAGGGTTCCCTGCCCAAAATTTACCTTTTTAACATCGGCTCAATAAAACAGTACAAGGTAAGGGCTGATTTTGCTCGTGGATTCTTTGAAGCCGGTGGTTGTGAAGTAATCTATCCTGCAGGCGTTCAAACAATCTCTGAAGGTATTCAGCAGGCGCTTTCGAGCTGTGCCGGTGCCTTCGTACTCTGTTCAACCGATGATACCTACCCGGAACTTGTTCCTTCCTTTGTTGAAGAAATAAAGAAGGCTGATTCTTCCAACCTGTGCATTCTCGCCGGGTACCCGAAAGATCAGGTGGAAGCACACAGACAATCGGGAATCGACGAATTTATTTTTCTTGGTGCCGATGTAGTGACTATTATCTCCTCTATTTTTGACAAAACCGGAGTTGTGAAATGA
- the scpA gene encoding methylmalonyl-CoA mutase, which translates to MKRPDFKDFIVSQNNSETGYEAWKKEFISATGQNPEDVMWNTMEQIPVKSLYTKEDLKAVQHLDFLAGIPPFLRGPYATMYVQRPWTVRQYAGFSTAEESNAFYRRNLAAGQMGLSVAFDLATHRGYDSDHPRVIGDVGKAGVAIDTIEDMKILFDSIPLDKMSVSMTMNGAVLPVMAFYIVAAEEQGVKPELLSGTIQNDILKEYMVRNTYIYPPATSMRIIADIFKFTSANMPKFNSISISGYHMQEAGATADLEMAYTLADGLEYIRTGIETGLDIDTFAPRLSFFWAQGMNYFMEVAKMRAARLIWAKLIKSFNPKNPKSMSLRTHSQTSGWSLTEQDPYNNVVRTCIEALAAALGHTQSLHTNSLDEAIALPTDFSARIARNTQLYLQDETGICKVIDPWGGSYYLEALTAALMNRAWEHILEVESYGGMTKAIEAGIPKLRIEEASARRQARIDSGTETILGVNKYKPAKEEPMEILEVDNTAVRISQIKRLQDVKANRNNEKVEKCLEAITKAAETGEGNLLELSVLAARERATLGEISSAIEKVCGRFQAQTRTVAGVYSKEYSHGEHDPVIEVRKMTDAFAVSAGRRPRIMIAKMGQDGHDRGAKVVATAYADMGFDVDMGPLFQTPEETAKQAVENDVHCVGMSSLAAGHKTLLPKLIEELQKLGREDIIVIVGGVIPHQDYDYLYEHGAFAIFGPGTKIPEAAMKIMEEVHKRFSE; encoded by the coding sequence ATGAAAAGACCAGATTTTAAAGATTTTATCGTTTCGCAAAACAACAGTGAAACAGGATATGAAGCCTGGAAAAAAGAGTTCATCTCGGCTACAGGACAGAATCCTGAAGATGTGATGTGGAATACAATGGAACAGATACCTGTTAAAAGTCTCTATACAAAAGAGGATTTGAAAGCCGTTCAGCATCTCGATTTTCTTGCAGGCATTCCCCCGTTTCTGAGAGGTCCATATGCGACGATGTATGTTCAAAGACCCTGGACTGTAAGACAATATGCCGGATTTTCAACCGCCGAAGAGAGTAACGCATTTTACAGAAGAAACCTCGCAGCAGGTCAAATGGGATTGTCCGTTGCTTTCGATTTGGCAACACACCGTGGATATGATTCCGATCATCCCCGCGTCATAGGTGATGTTGGTAAAGCAGGCGTAGCGATTGACACAATTGAGGACATGAAAATTCTTTTTGATTCGATTCCTCTTGACAAGATGTCCGTCTCCATGACCATGAACGGAGCTGTACTCCCTGTTATGGCATTTTACATCGTGGCTGCAGAAGAACAGGGTGTAAAACCTGAACTTTTAAGTGGAACGATACAAAATGATATTCTGAAAGAATACATGGTGAGGAATACCTACATCTATCCACCTGCCACATCGATGCGAATTATTGCAGATATCTTTAAATTTACTTCTGCCAACATGCCGAAATTTAACAGTATCAGCATTTCCGGTTATCATATGCAGGAAGCAGGTGCCACAGCCGATCTTGAAATGGCGTACACACTTGCGGATGGACTTGAATATATCAGAACCGGAATCGAAACCGGACTCGATATCGATACTTTTGCTCCAAGACTTTCATTCTTCTGGGCTCAGGGCATGAACTATTTTATGGAAGTTGCCAAGATGAGGGCTGCCAGACTGATCTGGGCAAAACTGATCAAATCGTTCAATCCCAAAAATCCGAAGTCGATGTCACTACGGACCCATTCACAGACATCAGGCTGGAGTTTGACCGAACAGGATCCCTACAATAATGTGGTAAGAACCTGTATCGAGGCGCTTGCTGCTGCACTCGGACACACTCAGTCACTTCACACGAATTCACTTGATGAGGCTATTGCTCTTCCGACAGACTTTTCAGCGAGAATTGCCAGAAACACCCAGCTTTACCTTCAGGATGAAACGGGCATTTGCAAGGTTATCGACCCTTGGGGCGGCAGTTATTATCTTGAGGCATTGACGGCAGCTCTTATGAACAGAGCCTGGGAACACATCCTCGAAGTGGAATCTTATGGAGGTATGACCAAGGCTATCGAAGCCGGCATCCCCAAACTTAGAATCGAAGAAGCCTCTGCCCGCCGTCAGGCACGAATCGACAGCGGAACAGAGACCATCCTTGGTGTGAACAAGTACAAACCTGCCAAAGAGGAACCGATGGAAATTCTTGAGGTTGACAACACTGCAGTTCGCATTTCACAAATAAAAAGATTACAGGATGTGAAAGCCAACAGGAACAACGAAAAAGTGGAAAAATGTCTCGAGGCAATTACGAAAGCTGCCGAAACAGGCGAAGGAAATCTGCTCGAATTATCCGTACTCGCTGCAAGAGAAAGAGCCACCCTTGGTGAAATTTCCTCTGCAATCGAAAAAGTTTGTGGCAGATTCCAGGCTCAGACCAGAACCGTTGCAGGTGTTTACTCTAAAGAGTACTCTCACGGTGAACATGATCCCGTTATTGAAGTCAGAAAAATGACTGATGCTTTTGCAGTCTCAGCAGGAAGGCGTCCGAGGATAATGATAGCTAAAATGGGTCAGGATGGCCACGACCGTGGAGCGAAAGTGGTTGCAACTGCATACGCCGACATGGGATTCGATGTTGATATGGGACCACTGTTCCAGACACCTGAGGAGACAGCTAAACAGGCTGTAGAGAATGATGTCCACTGCGTTGGAATGAGTTCCCTGGCAGCAGGTCATAAGACACTTCTCCCGAAACTTATCGAGGAGCTGCAAAAACTCGGAAGAGAAGATATCATTGTAATCGTGGGCGGTGTGATTCCTCATCAGGATTATGACTACCTCTACGAACATGGTGCCTTCGCAATCTTCGGGCCCGGTACTAAAATACCGGAAGCCGCAATGAAGATTATGGAAGAAGTTCACAAAAGATTTAGTGAATAA
- the meaB gene encoding methylmalonyl Co-A mutase-associated GTPase MeaB encodes MKNTDNNSYQPDWVPEEHGDEFAIRIVKGVDSTPKPPANRQFFKKEYSDDELVKGVLENKRNLLAKTITLIESTSISHQKKAKEILNRLLPYAGNSLRIGISGVPGAGKSTLIEALGTWLIDNGHKVAVLTIDPSSSISKGSILGDKTRMENLSKNPHCFIRPSPSGGTLGGVARKTRESVTICEAAGYDIILIETVGVGQSEITVRSMVDFFLLVLISGGGDELQGMKKGVMEICDAILINKADGENRKKALTAKAEYSSALHYLYPSTEGWESIACTASAITGEGIPELWNEIEKFAKITKESGVFDKRRRTQNVEWVEFMIKDFLFDSFFNNDDTSRQFSEMKEKLMNGEILPSLAFDILKETWLSKF; translated from the coding sequence ATGAAGAACACTGACAACAATTCCTATCAGCCCGACTGGGTACCTGAAGAACATGGTGATGAGTTTGCGATTCGCATAGTTAAAGGTGTGGATTCCACGCCCAAACCACCTGCCAACAGACAGTTTTTTAAGAAAGAATACTCCGATGATGAACTTGTGAAGGGGGTACTTGAAAACAAAAGAAATCTGCTTGCCAAAACCATTACTCTGATCGAGAGTACTTCAATTTCACATCAAAAGAAGGCAAAAGAAATTTTGAACCGGCTTTTACCTTACGCGGGCAATTCACTGAGAATTGGCATCAGTGGTGTGCCGGGTGCAGGTAAAAGTACTTTGATTGAAGCTCTTGGTACCTGGTTGATCGATAATGGACACAAAGTCGCGGTTCTCACTATTGATCCTTCAAGCTCCATCAGCAAAGGCAGTATTCTCGGCGATAAAACAAGAATGGAAAACCTGTCAAAAAATCCACACTGCTTCATTCGTCCCTCCCCTTCAGGAGGAACTCTGGGAGGTGTTGCCAGAAAAACCAGAGAGTCGGTTACTATATGCGAAGCTGCCGGTTACGACATTATTCTGATCGAAACCGTGGGTGTGGGTCAAAGTGAAATTACCGTCAGATCGATGGTGGATTTTTTCCTACTGGTTCTGATTTCCGGCGGCGGTGATGAACTTCAAGGAATGAAAAAAGGGGTTATGGAAATTTGTGATGCCATACTCATAAATAAAGCAGACGGAGAGAACAGGAAAAAGGCACTTACTGCAAAGGCGGAATATTCATCTGCACTCCATTATCTCTATCCTTCGACAGAAGGTTGGGAATCAATTGCCTGTACCGCATCAGCGATTACCGGTGAAGGTATTCCTGAACTGTGGAATGAAATTGAAAAGTTTGCAAAAATCACCAAAGAGTCAGGAGTGTTCGACAAGCGACGCAGAACTCAGAATGTGGAATGGGTTGAATTTATGATAAAGGATTTTTTATTCGATTCATTCTTCAACAATGACGATACAAGCCGTCAATTCTCAGAAATGAAAGAAAAACTGATGAATGGTGAGATTCTCCCCTCTCTGGCTTTCGATATTTTGAAAGAAACCTGGCTCTCAAAATTCTGA
- a CDS encoding alpha/beta fold hydrolase, with protein MSNKKKKLTGWLVLEIVLIMLLLLTIQYQRYVLAGVVALKLLFVSFRYYHLRRLLESYSMFRKFKHLEDEGTFEGQTPVIYEGTRREKGVLLIHGFSSTPREMGILMEFLRQEGIPHYAPVLTGFGLDDVHLLQAIQPSDWFRDTINAYDIFSANCNEIVVVGNSMGGLLACHIASKRKVDKLVLLAPYLLSKKKHEFSKKMLIDSPFAWLLKLFNPYVKKSRKPDDPTEHIPNPRFAYDVLPVNSVEALWRLQEKVEYENIKAGKTLVVTGKLDNTVENERVFELLRTKNVDFESLELEKSGHLVFEGPDSVQGVKKIMEFINS; from the coding sequence TTGTCAAATAAAAAGAAAAAACTTACCGGCTGGTTGGTTCTTGAAATAGTTCTGATCATGCTGCTATTGTTGACCATTCAGTATCAGCGGTATGTACTTGCCGGAGTTGTAGCGTTAAAACTTCTGTTTGTATCTTTCAGATATTATCACCTGAGGAGACTGCTCGAGTCGTATTCAATGTTTCGGAAATTCAAACATCTGGAGGACGAAGGTACTTTTGAAGGTCAAACCCCCGTAATTTATGAGGGCACAAGGCGTGAAAAAGGTGTACTGTTGATTCATGGTTTCTCTTCCACTCCCAGGGAAATGGGCATTCTGATGGAATTCCTGAGACAGGAGGGAATACCTCATTATGCTCCCGTTCTCACGGGCTTTGGACTTGACGATGTCCATCTGCTTCAAGCCATCCAGCCTTCGGACTGGTTTCGCGATACGATAAATGCCTATGATATTTTTTCCGCTAATTGTAATGAAATTGTTGTTGTTGGGAATTCGATGGGAGGACTCCTCGCCTGTCATATTGCCTCAAAAAGAAAAGTCGATAAACTTGTTCTGCTCGCTCCGTACCTGCTTTCCAAGAAGAAACACGAATTCAGCAAAAAAATGCTTATTGACAGTCCCTTTGCATGGTTGTTAAAACTCTTTAACCCTTATGTAAAGAAAAGCCGGAAACCCGATGATCCAACCGAACATATTCCAAATCCACGATTCGCCTACGATGTACTTCCTGTAAATTCTGTTGAAGCATTGTGGAGACTGCAGGAGAAGGTGGAATACGAAAACATAAAAGCAGGAAAGACCCTGGTCGTTACCGGCAAGCTTGATAATACTGTTGAAAATGAACGGGTATTCGAATTGTTAAGGACTAAAAATGTAGATTTTGAAAGTCTGGAACTCGAGAAATCAGGACATCTTGTTTTTGAAGGTCCCGATTCGGTACAGGGAGTCAAAAAAATAATGGAATTCATCAACAGTTGA
- a CDS encoding glycerophosphodiester phosphodiesterase: MKIVSHRFRGFGERENSISAFKNALDAGVIYFEFDVRLTADGMPVVHHDPFFRAERDTKISITESSLAEMREFKEKTGMTDSLPDLSEILEEFSKRKRPESRIFIDIKDFGEEEKIRSMLAQKQLLPNSVIVSWLPEVLFAFHKIDPSIPLCFSHNYTGSKFKYGLAKLLFGNDKIKKSVVALIKPFSPKYSEAIPEIKFYFDDYNNREFSPGRVHTKLPDFEHTLSGPVSGRLMEIINESKGFLCINHHLLDGNYTSLYKHPVSVIPYSLNSENEINSFIKKIKPDYILSDNPALVSKI; encoded by the coding sequence ATGAAAATTGTATCCCACAGATTTCGTGGTTTTGGTGAGCGGGAGAACTCCATTTCCGCCTTTAAAAATGCGCTCGACGCTGGCGTCATTTATTTTGAATTTGATGTAAGGTTGACTGCTGATGGAATGCCCGTGGTACATCATGATCCATTTTTCCGGGCAGAAAGAGACACTAAAATATCTATTACTGAATCGTCATTGGCCGAGATGAGAGAATTTAAGGAAAAAACCGGGATGACTGACTCCTTGCCGGATCTTTCAGAAATTCTCGAAGAGTTCAGTAAAAGAAAACGCCCGGAGAGCAGGATTTTCATCGATATTAAAGATTTTGGTGAGGAAGAGAAAATCCGGTCGATGCTTGCACAAAAGCAACTGCTCCCAAATTCAGTAATTGTCTCATGGCTCCCTGAAGTATTGTTTGCCTTCCATAAAATCGATCCTTCAATTCCACTCTGTTTCAGTCACAATTATACCGGGTCAAAATTCAAATACGGTCTGGCAAAACTTCTATTCGGTAATGATAAGATTAAGAAGTCAGTTGTCGCGTTGATAAAGCCTTTCTCCCCAAAATATTCTGAAGCGATACCTGAAATAAAATTTTATTTTGATGATTACAATAACAGAGAATTCTCTCCGGGAAGAGTGCATACAAAACTACCCGATTTTGAACATACTCTAAGCGGACCTGTTTCAGGGCGGTTGATGGAAATAATTAATGAATCAAAAGGCTTTCTGTGTATCAACCACCATCTTCTTGACGGCAACTACACTTCACTCTACAAACATCCTGTTTCTGTTATCCCTTACTCGTTGAACAGTGAGAATGAAATAAACAGTTTCATAAAAAAAATAAAGCCGGATTACATTCTAAGTGATAATCCGGCTTTGGTTTCAAAAATTTAA